The genome window AACTCTTCAGGCAGCACCGCCATGGCCAGCGTCAGTCCGGCCAGCAAGCCTTGCAGGGCGTCGCCGCGCAGCCACCAATAGGTCAATGCCAGTCCTGCGGCGAGACACAAGCCGCCGATGGCGACATGCCTGACGACGCGCCGCGTTTCCCGTTGAATCGGCGTCAGCTCGCTCCCCATGGTGGCCAGCGAGGCGCCGATGCGGCCGAGCGCACTGTGAGGGCCGGTGGCGACCACCAGGCCGCTGGCCGTGCCTTGCGTGATCAGGGTGCCGGAATACACCAGGCTGTCCGGACTGGCGCCAGTCTCGCCGCAGCCATGCTTGATGACCGGCACGGACTCACCCGTGAGCATGGACTCGTCGGCCGTCAAATTCGATGCGCTGAGCAGTTCCATATCGGCGGGCACGCGGTCGCCCTCGGCCAGCAGCACCAGGTCTCCCAGCACCAGCGCCCTGCCAGCGATGCGCTGCTGTTTCCCGTCGCGTATCACCAGGGCGCGCGGACAGGAAAGGTCGCTTAGCGCGTTCAGCGAGCGTTCTGTGCGCCTGCGCTGAAAAAAAGTGATGCCCATGACGATGCAAACAAAACCCAGCAGCATCAACGCTTCATTGCGGTCGCCCAGCAGCAGATAAATGACGCCGCAGGCGACCAGCAGCAGGAACATCGGTTCGGAAACGACATCGAGCAGCAGGCGCCCGGCACTCAAGGGACGCGAGGCGGGCAAGGCATTCGGCCCGTTTTCCAGCAAGCGCTGCGCGGCCTGCGCGGCTGTGAGCCCGTCAAGGTCAAGCTGCTGTGGCATATCATCCAGCCTTTTCCAGATTGATCGGAGGCGGCTCACTGTCGTGATCCAGATCCGGGCGGCTCCATGGATCGATGTGCGTCATCAGATTGAGGACCCGATGACGCTCGAGCACGCGGCGGCGGGCATCGACAGCTATATCATGCCCGGCTTCGACCGTCAGTGATGCATCGACCTCGATGTGGACGTCCGCGATAATCATGTCCCCCATTTTACGGGTACGCAAATCATGTACGCCACTGATGCCGGGAGTCTTTAATAGGGTCTCGCGAATGGCGCTGAGTTCTATCTCATCAACCGCTCGATCCATCAGGTCATGCAGCGCGTCCCAGGCGAACGTCCAACCCATTTTCAGAATCATGAGCCCAACGATCAGTGCAGCAATAGGGTCAAGTATCGGGTAGCCGGCCAGATTGCCGATGATGCCGACTCCAACGACAAATGAGGATGCGGCATCCGAGCGGGCATGCCATGCATTCGCGATCAGCATGCTCGATTTGATACGTTTTGCTATCGCCAGCATATAACGGAAAAGGCACTCTTTGGCCAGCAGTGCTGCCCCAGCCATCCACAACGCGATGCTGTGTACTTCTGCGATGGTCTCTGGCGACTCCAGCTTTAATATTGCTTCCCACACCATGCCTGCGCCGACTGCCATAAGCAATAGACCCAGAATGAACGAAGCTGCGTTTTCAAATCTCTGATGCCCATAGGGGTGATTCTCATCAGCATCCTTCTTGCTATGGTGACTAGCGAACAAAACGACAAAATCTGCCACAAGATCCGTGAGCGAGTGAACGCCATCGGCGATAAGGCCTTGTGACTTAGCGAAAATTCCAACGCCAATCTGTGCAATGCTTAAGCAAACGTTAACGGCGACACTAACCCACGTGCTACGCGATGCCGCGCTTGCTCGTTCTAATGCGGAATGTGAAGAATTCTCGTTCTCGTCTCCGAATTCAGTCGGCGTCATATTGGATCAAGATGGCAAGGTAGATTGGTAAGGTAAATGGATTGA of Janthinobacterium sp. PAMC25594 contains these proteins:
- a CDS encoding cation diffusion facilitator family transporter, with product MTPTEFGDENENSSHSALERASAASRSTWVSVAVNVCLSIAQIGVGIFAKSQGLIADGVHSLTDLVADFVVLFASHHSKKDADENHPYGHQRFENAASFILGLLLMAVGAGMVWEAILKLESPETIAEVHSIALWMAGAALLAKECLFRYMLAIAKRIKSSMLIANAWHARSDAASSFVVGVGIIGNLAGYPILDPIAALIVGLMILKMGWTFAWDALHDLMDRAVDEIELSAIRETLLKTPGISGVHDLRTRKMGDMIIADVHIEVDASLTVEAGHDIAVDARRRVLERHRVLNLMTHIDPWSRPDLDHDSEPPPINLEKAG